Part of the Spinacia oleracea cultivar Varoflay chromosome 5, BTI_SOV_V1, whole genome shotgun sequence genome, TTTGGagataatgggtatgacgctcGTGTCAATGGCTGTACGTGGTTtacagttgataacaagttcaagaacaagagtcgaggtagtggtttcttgggttatggcaatgagaacatggattggttaaatgagctgaacagggaccccagagcgaaggcgtctaagagcataaggattggaaagggtagacatcgtagaatcttatgatttggattggttgactcaattcttttccttcgtttacttgggtaaatttcgcactttgggaggtacgggctaagtatttcatggctcgctcttttcgctctcccttttctctttctatttttttttctttttgcttgggatttctcctcaATATaaattcttcattttttttttatttgggctaaaaggtagatggtcgtggtctttgagtcacgaggcgagactgagtgagcctcgtttggtaggcctatagtggacctttaactttagtaggcctagggtggacctttagctttagtaggcctagggtggaccttttaaattgtcttaatttgcaagcgtatttagtcgtttcttaaaatgtgcaaatagcgtagattcaaaatgttgtttttaccttattgaaatttaacgaaagaattgcatcgaaaataactttttttgcttcttttcagattccagtttctgggatttaattggaagtttgtgatttagactcgaactttcattaatctttctgaatataacccgtgtatgaatacaaggaggtggcctagactcaaaataatgacgtggcgtaagcctataatacttgaccaagcgactctcagacttaggctaattggaccataactttcgttggttgacactttagattttaacccttgggtgttcatttgtcatgcgccattttgcttaatgttggcaaggtagttagttggggagatcgaatttttatttttgcaagactagaatcattagtgcggcttctctcttagtgtgtattgctttaccccaatggtagccttatggtatgccgatttgggtattttcatggttggtcatgttgcattcatggaaaatcttttagtccgtacttagtagtatttcaaggagcgagtgactcgagaggactatgatagtcgtgacccaatgtggttataagccttgaggccattaattttttctttgccaatggtattgacaccttaggttcactttgggggttgtgcgactatgggggaataattttcagaatgtgactgtttccattttgcaaatactataatatattatttttattggtgggaaagagtattgagaccgtggattcttagcaagggatgacaattacatatgggtgcttattgatttaaatgttaggaagggagactcaatatggtttaaccttttaacttgcagaacgacaccaagtattaggaccgattctatggataagacaactaagacttaggatttagattgtacttcggcataacctagtttagactcggattttttttttattcgaacattatttttccttgaacactccatttgaacattattttttgaatactttgcccatgtgacattcaaggtcgtttaattagcatgctcggttttggtgccgagcattgtcgtcgtaggaggcctaacaacgacgcaaagagttattttttttatgagtcgcttttagaatcgagtgcttttcttacaccctcgtagcaattcgaacgttttttttttgtgctacgtattttccttttgcgcgggcaccgaggctgttgcgcccgaccagaaggccaagcagcaacttcaacgcccagcgtagggcgtgagaaattctggcgcccagccaggggcgttgaaaatgcgtccctggctggttctcgttttctgtttgcgtctacttttgtttatgcgacttcgattttgcgtgcttgcctaataacttcCTTTacacgttgtgcagcgtttgtgggattcgttacaggccatcccgagcgtcgcttatttttgtggcgatcgttcgagtttgcggaacacgtatttcggtataactctttggcaaattggtttatgaatgtttgggcaatttttaaggtcgttggtttttctaggatagtttgtcacacacaatcatatatttcgctacacataactaacattccatcatgaggcaataataatatgtcatgtggtttatgataggcttctatgggtagttatttgcgcctggcttggtaccgcttctatcgcagatccaccacatgccccggtcggggtagtgctttcaacagacgaatttcctcccagaaggccaacccgcaagtgcaagccaagggggcatgcaggcgagagggacctagtgggcgagcgattgggtttgggacgggtgtactactagagaaagtgccgagtggacaacattcgaagcgtatgcaccccccggttggcgatgggtatccttagtcccaacttccgaggtgaaacaccaagggagccaagattcgttatgcggttctgtccgttcacattaatatgctgattttcaggtcgtcccaacttgatggggaaacaaacgcggggtaggatcgtttcacccttcggctattttgattacctacaagaacgagtatttccttcactatccccagtggagtcgccactgtgagggggtcgaaaaagcacgaggctaatgcgtgacctcgtccctcgtgggtgtgacgcttctttttgtcaaatcaagtgtaattggatttcctgtgagtttacacccaattgactagtaatataggagtcgccattcagtttttaacgacaatgagaaaaactgacaaaacccggttatcgtgacataaagggagtgcaattatgtttgaccacgacggccgtaggttcccttgtgatccctggtggtggggatcgctcaacgtacacccgcagggtagagattgagggtttgggggactgtaactaccgagaggagtactcgctcttcgataactccagaggcaggatatccttactagctcagcataaataattgaagggacatgcgttaactattaaactaatctgagttgattttaacaatatgcaacatatagtactagatcgagtgcggttatctgatttagattgttttaagggacctagcatgataatccaatttcccaaaaatatcatatttattaagcgtgatcgaacaaccagatttagttagtttaacagttcataaaagggcgaggaaagcaattaaatcatggaaaagggacacattacgacgcaccattgagaggtgcgtcacggttctcagaaaactaaccactttgactttgctatttctctttttatttaacgaatctcaaattatgggacgggatacgttctgttcgatttatggatcgattgcgacagaacgcgtgatcagttttgcagcgtgaggcttaggcttaggggtttagagtcaatactcagaataataattatgtgatgttgtgtttttcacgtcgaacttaaggccctatttatagaaaagagttcgtggaaagatagaattgtagaactctaatccacgaggaattaggaaaaaacacgtaccaggtattttcagcgcccagtgctgggcgtcaaagatttcggcgcccagctctgggcgttgaaaataggatccaggcaatttcagcgcccagggttgggcgttgaaattgctgtttgggccgtttctttgtcagattcggactcttagaatccagagcgtatgagacttaatcgagtcttttagtgcgtattaattttatgacggaatgcgtctgggcccgttacgaactctaggctcgttaggatttcaatcaatacgtgactcttattttcgaatcgtattaggaataggattctctcacaatttctatctcatttaggatttatgttggagtgcaacacctaattctgacaggtttctatcttttatgacttgccacttttaacaactacccattatggcagttactattttaagcaggtttccataaatagcaggtttctataaatagcatgtttcgggtgaaatgaaaaggggtgatcgagattcgttattttataggagatgcgttgtcaagtggagatttatgctttcatcatcgaaccttccctttcgggaatggagacaaaagtaggtgtctacaaattgaattatgttttatagattctattgaactatcatgttatggacttttataatcgttgaattatgtcaaacatgttgttcaagttggtttgcatgtatgagtagtgcgcatgcaagttgttattattattattatgctatagtacaggatgtctagcatatatattgagccagtcgaatattgctagtgcaatatatattctaccaaagggtagaatatgttagagagtctatgtgaattgaattaaggacaattcgtgctaagggcacaccccgcttgttaataggcaatgtcgggttatctcaaacagtgtttttgagaaggaacaatgggagtaatttcacttgagtctatgtttgatcacaagtcctaaagaattaaaataatgaagtgtcattgttgaattgtttaattgttcaattgtttgtatgttgtgtcttgagtagagtcttgagtcgccttgaacataatacactaattaacgtaaagtgtaacccgaaagagcttcaaaactcttggaacgtatataccttgagtatgaacaatggggggagtcttgccggaacttgtactcctagaatgatacaagacgttgtttcattcttcttttatgccattgtgcattggaattcttgtcggtatggcccgactgtcggtagtagcccgacttattttggtgtatggttggctcccatcacccttttctttccttttgaggatactttactttacccgttcgaagctactttttattaatctgtgagtcaagagttgtgtcaagtgtcgagtcttgtctccatggttgtttgtttattacatggcttttgcatgtggatcaTTTAATttttcgagtgaagcatgttaggatagaatgttattctagcttgttcgtactcagcttttgctgacttcgtgcttcatgtcttctggtcatggcctttgccttaatgaccctatgatgatccatcaattgcatttgcgttgttggggagtaggtttttaataaagcaggtttgtagagataactttcgggagaagttatcatgggtttcgagttgagagtttaattcttccgtattttataaactctatttttatttatagtcatgactaatactatctacagttaatggatttttaaatggtttaatactttggatttgggcctcaatggttccaacttgttttaatgaccattaactatttatttaatatgttttgaaagttagttaattccgctgcgtaattctgataaatagccttagccgttatcacggtggcggtaatatcttggtaattcctgtgttttaagtgggaaaatattttataaaaacaaggaattattagggtgttacaaagggAATTTTTCTGGTGAGGTTTTTGACCATGGATTCGAGAGATAAGGTCATGATAGGGAATTATTTCTTTGACAGTAAACCTATCATTTTAAAACCATGGGACCCTGacatggatatggatatggacaAGGCAGATGTAAAATCAATACCAATATGGGTACAATTGAAGTTAAACTTCAAATATTGGGGTGAGAAGGCATTGTATAAGATTGTGAGTCAGTTAGGGAAGCCAATCAGGAGATACCAAGCTACTGTTTATACAGACAAACTGCAATTTGCTAGAGTAATGGTGGATGTGCCATTATCACAACTCCCTGACTGGATCTCTTTTAGAGATGAGAATGGAGTAATGGTAAGATTTGGTCTATTATGTGAATGGAGACCAACAATATGTACAGAGTGCAAGATGATTGGGCATATGCACACTGAGTGTAGGCAAGGCAGAAAAAGGGTTTAGGTTAAAAAGACAACCACAGTTCAGGTTCAGCCAATGGAGAGAGCTATAATTTCTGAGCATGTAGCAAGTCCAGTTATGGACCCAGAAGGCTTTAAGAGATCTCTGAGGCCAATCAGGGTTAGAGTTTCACCAGAAGCTCCAGTTATGACATCTAATGCTTTTCAGATTTTGGATTCTACTCTGAATCGAAATGCATGATTGGAGGTGGAGCAGGACAAGGGTAATGCACAAAGGAGTATAATAGCTGGAAGGGGGGACTCTTCCTACTCCAATGGATAGAGTTCTAGCTTGGAATGTAAGGGGTCTAAAATCAGTTCAAAAACAGAATGAAGTCAAGAACTTCATTCAGAAGTATGAGGTGAGTTTAGTGGATCTCCTGGAACATAAGGTGAACCTGTCTAATCTAGGAAAGCTTTACCAGAAAGtctttgcaaatttgtgttTTCACAAGCAATTCTAGTTATCATGTTGGTGGTAGAATTTTGTAGCTTGGAAGTCTGGGTGCTTTACTGTCAATATTGTAGCTTCTTATGGTCAGTTTTTGCATTGCCATGTTACCCCTGTAAGTGGTATGCATAGTTTTTTATTGCACTTTCATATATGCTTTTAATGATGCTAATATGAGACAAGAGTTATGGAGAGATTTGTTGTTGCTTAATACCCAAGACCCCTGGATTTTGTGTGGGGACTTTAATTTTGTCATGGCTGTAGAGGAAAGTAGGGGGTTAAAGTTCGGTTTTCGGTTTGGATTAAGGCGCAAACCGATCCAAACTGAAATAATTCGGTTTTCATTTTTTGAAACCGAATCCAAaccaaataaccttttaatccaaaccaaaccaaaccgaatatttaattcattccaATCCAAACCATAATGGGCCTTTCATTTGGGCCTATAGTATACCTGTTTTTAGCCAATTTTGGGCCCTTATTATACTTTTTAACCAAGTTTAGTTTATTCGATTTTAGTTCGGTTTATTCGGTTTCATACTTTTCAGTTCAATCCAAACCataaaaccaattttttttaaaatctcaGTCTAAACCGAACTGAATAGAAAAAAACCGAAACTTGAACTGAAAAAAACCGAAATTCGGTTCGGTTTGGTTTTCGGTTTTTTGCTACCAAACTTTCACCCCTAGAGGAAAGAATTGGTGCTCCAGTTAGACAAAGTGACATTATAGATGTTAGAAACTGTATGCATGCTTGTGGTATGGAGGACATCAAGTGTGTGGGTAATCTCTACACCTGGAATAATAAACATCAAGGTAGTAAAAGAGTGTTTTCCAAAATAGATAGAATTATGGCTAATCATGCTTGGCAAGGATGTTATTCAGCTGCTGAAGTATGCTTTATGCCCGAAGGTCACTTTGACCATTATATTCTCCTGGTTTTTTAACTGTCTACCCTAGGGTTGATGGAGGGAGGAAACCATTCAAATATTTCACAATGTGGAAAGGTTCATCTGTGTTTTCTGATACAATCCAGAATGATTGGATACTCAGATTGTTGGGAGTAAAATGTTCATACTGGTTAATAAATTGAAGAAGGTTAGAGCTTAACAAAGCAGGTTTTACAGATGTTCAAGTTGCTAATTTAAGAGCATATCATGATTTGATTGATGCTCAGAGTGCAATGCATAATAATTCTGTAGATCAAGGGGTAACATATGCAGAATTAAGAGTTATTCAAGAATATAGAGTAAAGCACAAATCCTATCTGGTTTTTCTGAGTCAGAAAGCTAAAGTGGCATGGCTTAAAGATGGGGATGTCAATACTGCTCTCTTCCATCAGAGTATTAGAAACAGGAATGTGCAGAATCAAGTCTACATCATTTATGATATGAGGGGTGTGTGGAAGGATACACCTTCTGATGTTTCAGAAGCTTTTCTTGATTATTGCAAGCTGTTGCTAGGAAGCATTCATAAGCATAGAACTCTTGTTGTTAAACACGTGGTTCAACTAGGCCCAGTTTGTCAAGATCATCACAAAGCCATCTTGAATGCTCCATATACTGCAAAGGAAGTTAAGGCTGCTCTTTTTTCTATTCCAGGTGTTAAGGCACCTAGATCAGATGGTTTTGGCTCCTATTTCTATAAAGATGCATGGCATATACTTGGTGATGAAGTCATTGCAACTATTTTAGGTATGCTACATCATGGAAGACTTTTGAAGGAGCTGAATCATACAATGATAACTCCCATCCCTAAAACTAAATATCCAAAGGATGTGAGTGAATTTAGACCAATTTCTTGTTGTAATACACTCTATAAGTGTATTACAAAGGTATTGTGTGGAAGGCTAAGACAAGTGCTGCCTGATCTTATTCTTGAAAACCAGGGAGGTTTTGTTCATGGTAGGTATATTGTGCACAACATCATGGTGGTTCAAGATCTGGAAAAGCATTATGGGAGGAAGGGTGTTAAGTCTAGTTTCCTTATGAAGATTGATCTTCAAAAAGCTTATGATACTATAGAATGGCAATTTCTTCAAGAAATGTTAGAATACCTGGGGTTTCCTAAGCTGTTTGTGGATACTGTCATGCACTGTGTCACTACTCCTATGTTCTCTCTAATGCTTAATGGCTCTATGCATGGGTTCTTTTAAATCTCAGAGAGGTCTGAGACAAGGAGACCTATCTCCCCCTCTTATTTGTTACATGTATGGAGTACCTATCCAGGATTCTGAACAGAATGAGTACTTTGCCTCAGTTCAAGTTTCACCTAAAGTGTAAAGAGATAAGGCTTACTCATCTCTGCTTTGCTGATGACTTGATCTTATGCTGTAAAGGTGAATACCCCTCTGTCTACCTTCTACTTCAAGATTTCAAGCTTTTTTCTAACTCAACTGTGTTAAAAGAAAATCAGCAGAATTCTTCTATTTATTGTCATGGTATGCAGGAAAGAGATATTCTAAGGGTAGTGGATGTTTATGATTTTACTAGAAGTTTGCTTCCTTTTAAATATTTGGGAGTTCCTATTTGCTCCAAGAAGATTTCAGTTGCTCAATGTGGTCACTTAGTTGATAAAATGATAGCCAAGATTAAGGTTTGGAGCTCTAGAAACTTATCATATACAACTAGAATACAGCTAATCAACTATGTCTTACTTAGTCTGCATATGTATTGGGCTCAGATTTATGTGCTGCCAAAGAGTGTTCTACATGACATTgtgaatgaaggaaataattcccttggtccaagtatgcattctatgttaagtctaataaatgcggttcagtattaattaacaagttaataattcagtgagatcaagtgaactgaatgcctagctagaggccgcttcagttcaagtggaattaatgatattaatccacagcttactcttgactgaacccgtagggtcacacaaatagtacgtaaacggatcaagtatttaatggcattaaatactctatctatggatattcggaatcgacggatcttggtttcagtgggagctgagatcgtcacaagcaagaaatgaatactccggaaacgatgatattgccggaaacggaaatatggatcgtatcggaaatataaatattatccaagtcgtagatgttgccggaaacggaaacatggtacgtatcggaaaatattatcggaaatggaaatattgccggaatcgaaaatattgccggaaacggaaatattgtcagaatcggaaatattattggaatcggaacataattccagaaacggaaatattaaatatttgttcgaaacggaaattaattccggaaacggaaatattaaatattgttcgtatcggaaatgaattccagaatcgggaatttaatcggaagcgtatcgtacgaattagcatcggacgaggcccgctagacgaaggcccagcacgaagccaggccatcgcccagcgagccgcacgcaccaacgcacgcctcgaccaggcccagcgcaaggccaagcagcgtgggctgtgtgcctgtcgtgggccgcaaggcttgagCGGGTGCACGACTTGTGCATTGcctgtgcgggaaatcctaatcctattaggatttgtgcaaacattaaaatcctaatcctattagatttgttttgttatttagagtcctaataaagttctaactagcaaatccacgtcctagtaggattacaattccttttccatactcctataaataggtgcctagggtcacaatttatgggaacgattgaagtattcaaagggtaagtttttgaaataaaaatcagccatacactttcaaacactagccgaaattcctaagcaccttaagggtgattctagttggtctaacttgaggcgcatccggacgtactgtgtactatctacggagggacgacatttggagtcctaaagacttgttcttgttcggttcgggcgcagctagggaaggcacgctacaacatgtatgcatctattctatgctaaatgattatgtgtaaataataagctttcctggctttatggtttttccgcatgatttatgaattgtcatatgtatcataacctaacagtggtatcacgagcctcttattgttttcataatctaaattgcataaacatggttaaatattacaaatttgcaagaattaagaggggtgattaattttcgtaattgttaattaattgcaaattgcgtttatttaattatacgtacgcagtttttcggcagtttcttcgttactcatccaaatcgagtgatttttgtgtcatttccgcatgtaaaaggcattctaaaattttgacaaatctaatatttttcggccgaacccagaattctcagattcgaagcctaactatgacttttcggaagttttagtttttcgaacgcaaaattttgtaaatttaagatgttaaattaaatatttgcgattcttgttgataaatcttgaatttcgattgacctactgtatatgtttaacaagtttgaatgcctagccttgttaattatgcaatctaattcgtaattatgattaatttgttgaaaattggaataatttagaattaatttgattttcataattagttataatttaattacatacctatgattaaaaaacaccataaaaattgtaaatgtatgttaaattttaaatttttatgacctagacttgaatccatgttaatcggaaatcaataaattaataaattttcgatttttcgccctaaaattataaaattaatatgatttattaatttgtcattaattttgaaaataaaattttaatttttatgcgattcgctcatataacttgcacgcacaaagcaatggatgctacgtgttacccttaaggggtgttgtatagtgcgggcatgcgacgacgagcaagggagctcgtcgcccatgcggtacgaatgcagcgagcaagggcatggtgcacgagcacaaggcagcagccctgccttgtgtcgtgggctgtgtgcgatgggcgcatgggcaagggcgagagcaaggcacgagcagtcgcgtgtgggcagcaagcgagctgcgccacagcgcgcactgcctcgcgcaagcgtgtgacgagcgctgcgcccagcgatggtgagcagcgtgtgcgtgcgatgagcgctgcgcccagcgatggtgagcagcgtgctt contains:
- the LOC110789955 gene encoding uncharacterized protein yields the protein MDRVLAWNVRGLKSVQKQNEVKNFIQKYENFVAWKSGCFTVNIVASYGQFLHCHVTPVSGFTDVQVANLRAYHDLIDAQSAMHNNSVDQGVTYAELRVIQEYRVKHKSYLVFLSQKAKVAWLKDGDVNTALFHQSIRNRNVQNQVYIIYDMRGVWKDTPSDVSEAFLDYCKLLLGSIHKHRTLVVKHVVQLGPVCQDHHKAILNAPYTAKEVKAALFSIPGVKAPRSDGFGSYFYKDAWHILGDEVIATILGMLHHGRLLKELNHTMITPIPKTKYPKDVSEFRPISCCNTLYKCITKVLCGRLRQVLPDLILENQGGFVHGRYIVHNIMVVQDLEKHYGRKGVKSSFLMKIDLQKAYDTIEWQFLQEMLEYLGFPKLFVDTVMHCVTTPMFSLMLNGSMHGFF